The Dehalococcoidia bacterium genomic interval TGCGGCGATTGACGATTCCGCGAGTGGCGTGTCGAGGACTCGTGCTTCTCCAAACTCCTCCACGAAGCCCTCAGTCGCAAGGAAGACGCCGCCCCTGGCACCGATGTCCTCGCCCATGACGAACACGCTGTCATCACGGCGCATCTCTTCGCGCATGGCCTCGCGCACGGCTTCTATGACACTTAACTCAGCTATTGGGCGCTCCCTTCATCTTGCAGCAGTAAAATGGCCTTTTGCATTCCGTGAGGTATTACTATGACGCATAGACGTGCTCACCGAAGTCATCCACCTCGGGGTAAGGCGCAGCTTCAACCGCGTCCGTGGCCCCGTTGACAATTCTGCGAGCCTCGGCCCTGACCTCACTGTCGAGGTCATCGGCCAGGACGCCGATCTCGCGCAACTGCGCTGAGAGCACTACTAGGGGATCGCGCTTCCTTGCTTCTTCGATCTCGGCGGATGCCCTGTACCTTGAATCGTCGTCATCGGAAGTGTGGGGTAGGTATCTCTCGACGTGCGCCTCGATGAGGCTTGGACCCTGTCCTGACCGCGCACGCCTGGCAGCCTGCGATGTCGCCTCGAACACGGCGACGATGTCGCAGCCGTCCACTTCTATTCCGGGCATCCCGTATCCTTCGGCGCGTGACGCGATACTGTCCACTGCCATCTGCTTTGAAAGCGGCACGGAGATCGCGTATTTGTTGTTCTCACAGAAGAAAATGACGGGCAACTTGTGCACAGCCGCAAAGTTCATGGCCTCGTGGCAGTCTCCAACGCTCGATGCGCCATCTCCGAAGTACGTGATAACGACCTTGTCTTCACCCCGCATTTTTATCGATAGTGCCGCGCCGACAGCCTGCGGTATCTGAGTACCAACGACGTTGGAGAGGTTAACCAAGCCCAATTCAGGATATGCCCCGTGAGTTGGAAACTGCCTGGCGCCGCTGAGTGGCTCGCCTGCCTTGGCAAGAAAGCCGGACATAATTTCAATGGGAGTCATCCCGAGCGTCAGCATGACGGCGAGGTCGCGATAGTATATGTAGAACTGATCATTGCCAGGCTGTAACGCTCTGACGCTGCCGATCTGTCCCGCCTCGTGCCCCTGTGACGAGGCGACTATGGCGGCCTTGCCCTGTCGGTTCAGCATCCAGATGCGCTCGTCCAGCGTTCGGACTAGTACCATCTGCCGGTACATTTCCAGCAGA includes:
- a CDS encoding thiamine pyrophosphate-dependent dehydrogenase E1 component subunit alpha, which produces MGPIEVAGDERVANVDAKTFRDTASPLGLLADEDLLEMYRQMVLVRTLDERIWMLNRQGKAAIVASSQGHEAGQIGSVRALQPGNDQFYIYYRDLAVMLTLGMTPIEIMSGFLAKAGEPLSGARQFPTHGAYPELGLVNLSNVVGTQIPQAVGAALSIKMRGEDKVVITYFGDGASSVGDCHEAMNFAAVHKLPVIFFCENNKYAISVPLSKQMAVDSIASRAEGYGMPGIEVDGCDIVAVFEATSQAARRARSGQGPSLIEAHVERYLPHTSDDDDSRYRASAEIEEARKRDPLVVLSAQLREIGVLADDLDSEVRAEARRIVNGATDAVEAAPYPEVDDFGEHVYAS